The genomic region GTTGACCAGCCTCCCGCCCGGCGCCGAGCACGACGCGAGGGCCAACGTGCCCGCGGCGGCGGCCCCCACCCCCAGTGCCTGTCTCCTGCTGATCGAATGCGTCATCGCATCCCTCCCGTCGTCGTCGATGGCAGATGGGCCGGAGCCCACGATCACTCTAAGCGCGCGACGAAACCTATTCCTAACCTGTGGTCGGGATTCCTGGGAGGCCGGCGGGAGGCGCCTCAGCGGCGCGCGCCCCGGTTCCGCACGGCCCACTCGAGGGCGTGCATCGCTTGATCCTTCGTGAGGCGCGTCTCGAGTCCGCAGTGCGGGCACTCGATGCGGTAGGTCGAGCGCAGCGGGACCAGCGGCACGAAGAAGACCGTGAAGCGGAGGGTGCGGTGGAGCACGCGCTGGGCGCTCGTCACGCCGCAGCGGAGGCACGCGAAGGTCACGATGACGACGAGGGTGTCGCGGGCCCGGGTGCCGAACAGGAGGATCACCTCCCGAGGCTACGCGCGGCGCGCGGAGCATGGGCCGTGGAGCGGCCCCCGGACGAGGAGGCGACGCCGGATGGATCACCCGGTACGTTCGGAGGACACGCATCCAGCAGATCGGCCCCGCATGACCCCGCACCACGTCGGCGCGCACGTCACCCCGGCGGCGGCCTGCCCGGAAGCCGCGGCGTGATCGTCTTCGTGGTCGTGGGCGCCGTCGGCCTCCTGCTCCTTCTCTCCAGCATCGTGCTCGGCGACCTGCTCGACGCCATCGGCGGCGGCGACGGCCTCGTCTCCGGCGTCGCGCTCGGCGCGGCCCTCGCCATCTACGGCGTCGGCGGCGTGCTCGCCGACCAGGCCGGCATCGGATCCGGCGGGGCCATCGCGATCGCCGTCGCCCTCGCGCTCGTCGCCCTCGTCGTGGTGCAGCTCACCGTCCGCTTCGTCGCGAAGCAGGAGAGCGGAGGCTCGTACTCGCCCGTCGGGATGGTCGGCGTCGTCACGTCGCCCACCTCGGCCACGGGCGGCGAGGTGCGGCTCGAGCACATCCGCGAGCTGGAGCGGCGGCTCGCCATGAGCGCCGAGCCGCTCGCCGTCGGCACCCGCATCCGCGTCGTCTCGGAGGACGGATTCCGCGTGCACGTGGAGCCCGACGCCGACGCGGACCCCCTCACCTAGCAGCACCCGTCCCAACGAGAGGAACCATCCCGTGGACCTGATATCCGGCGGCACCACAGCGATCGCCGTCATCGTCGTCATCGTCATACTCGTGGCGCTGGTGGCGTTCATCGCCTCCCGCGTCCGCCGCGTCCCGCCGAACCAGGCGCTCGTCATCGTCGGCCGCAACGCCGAGAAGAGCGAGGGCGGCGCCGGCTTCTCCAGCCCGCAGAAGGTCATCATCGGCGGCCGGACCTTCATCTGGCCGATCTTCCAGGAGGGCTTCACGCTCTCCCTGGAGCAGTACCAGACGAGCGTCACGGCCGAGGCGCGCGACGCCAACTTCATCAAAACCGCGGTCGTCGCGCCCGTCAACTTCAAGGTGACGGGCACCGAGGACGGCGTGCGCCGCGCCGTGCAGCGCTACCTCCTCCAGCAGGACGCCCTGCCGGAGATCGTGCGCCAGTCGCTCGAGGGCGCGATCCGCGGCCTCATCGGCGACCGTCCCGTCGACGAGCTCGTGAAGAGCTTCTCCGTCGTGGCGCAGGAGGCCGTGAACCAGACGAAGAACGACCTCGCGGAGCTGGGCCTCCAGATCGAGACGCTCAACGTCCGCGAGATCACGACCCCCGGAAGCTCCTACCTCGACGACCGGGCCCGCTCGAACGCCGCGCGCGCCCGCCAGGTGGCCGAGGTCGCGGAGGCCGAGAACAAGCGGATCTCCGCGCTCGCCGCGATCGAGAACGACCAGCAGACCGCCGAGCGCCAGCTCGAGCTCGACCTGCGCCGCGCGGCCATCAAGGCCGACACCGACCGCGCCAACGCGACCGCCTACGCGGCCGGCGAGCTGGCGAAGGCCGAGCAGGACCGCCTGGTCGCCGACCAGGAGCGCACCGCCGTCGCCGCGCAGGCCGAGGTCTCCAAGGAGCGCCTGCGCATCGACGTGGAGCTCCCCG from Clavibacter michiganensis subsp. insidiosus harbors:
- a CDS encoding zinc-ribbon domain-containing protein yields the protein MILLFGTRARDTLVVIVTFACLRCGVTSAQRVLHRTLRFTVFFVPLVPLRSTYRIECPHCGLETRLTKDQAMHALEWAVRNRGARR
- a CDS encoding NfeD family protein, encoding MIVFVVVGAVGLLLLLSSIVLGDLLDAIGGGDGLVSGVALGAALAIYGVGGVLADQAGIGSGGAIAIAVALALVALVVVQLTVRFVAKQESGGSYSPVGMVGVVTSPTSATGGEVRLEHIRELERRLAMSAEPLAVGTRIRVVSEDGFRVHVEPDADADPLT
- a CDS encoding SPFH domain-containing protein, whose translation is MDLISGGTTAIAVIVVIVILVALVAFIASRVRRVPPNQALVIVGRNAEKSEGGAGFSSPQKVIIGGRTFIWPIFQEGFTLSLEQYQTSVTAEARDANFIKTAVVAPVNFKVTGTEDGVRRAVQRYLLQQDALPEIVRQSLEGAIRGLIGDRPVDELVKSFSVVAQEAVNQTKNDLAELGLQIETLNVREITTPGSSYLDDRARSNAARARQVAEVAEAENKRISALAAIENDQQTAERQLELDLRRAAIKADTDRANATAYAAGELAKAEQDRLVADQERTAVAAQAEVSKERLRIDVELPAEARKYATVQDAQAARDAEKAKVDVEVYQRTQNAEAAKTAAVNEAASITALGKANADAIQARGQAEAEAAAALAEAQNKLSTEALQARIIASMPEIAREMAAPLANVDNMTIISADGANALNRSVAENMATLPKLLKDTTGIDVATALSSFLGSTAAGASSVGAGTTSADVGPKTAASEGAGI